One genomic segment of Xyrauchen texanus isolate HMW12.3.18 chromosome 5, RBS_HiC_50CHRs, whole genome shotgun sequence includes these proteins:
- the LOC127644434 gene encoding uncharacterized protein LOC127644434 — MVQIETLKDLSELGQSGFGQPLPRHGLRLLWWFARECVWIDSNERMTALCNPTQGEFGFRRFFNVEKLLPNTQLMYYEVGNLNTLNAALPPYVTENYTGRTDDSNTDRIIISFDKNLNRFDCIYVTKHSDKSHFNRNCTFRISQGLIKLIQRLSWKELEETVNKQRSDSEFSLQCESISDEEESSEYISLLISDEQSSDTSRSRARRPSTPEICCSPKCCCVCLCLLSVAIMFYFHVI, encoded by the coding sequence ATGGTGCAAATAGAAACACTGAAGGACTTATCTGAACTGGGACAGTCTGGATTTGGTCAGCCGTTGCCCAGACATGGTCTCCGCTTGCTGTGGTGGTTTGCCAGGGAATGTGTTTGGATTGACAGTAATGAACGCATGACTGCACTGTGCAACCCCACACAAGGAGAATTTGGCTTCCGTCGATTCTTCAATGTAGAAAAACTTCTTCCTAACACCCAACTAATGTACTATGAGGTTGGCAATCTGAACACCCTGAATGCAGCACTACCTCCTTATGTCACTGAGAATTACACTGGCAGAACAGATGACAGCAACACTGATCGCATCAttatttcatttgataaaaatctgAATAGGTTTGACTGCATTTATGTGACAAAACATTCAGATAAATCCCATTTTAACCGCAACTGCACCTTCCGCATCAGCCAAGGTCTCATAAAACTCATACAACGCTTAAGCTGGAAAGAACTGGAAGAAACTGTGAACAAACAGAGATCTGATTCAGAGTTCTCTCTGCAGTGTGAATCAATTAGTGACGAGGAAGAGTCATCAGAATACATATCACTATTAATTAGTGACGAACAGTCATCAGACACATCACGTTCCCGTGCACGTAGGCCTAGTACCCCAGAAATATGCTGTTCTCCGAAATGCTGTTGTGTTTGTCTATGTCTTTTATCTGTAGccattatgttttattttcacgTTATATAG
- the wu:fc75a09 gene encoding uncharacterized protein wu:fc75a09 produces the protein MVRRIKSISELEDSGFGQPWPRHGLKLLFWFADDCICFCNDDMFLQCDPTSGDFGFHCFENRRNQHNVKLLPELNFTYYVVGNLNYPGAEMLPYYVEEDYTDWREDNSNADRIIVSVHEENSVGKVYLTTHNDLSNYDPRATFHITRTLLKTIKSYQNIVDFLRDTGYYPQCQAETSNQPVSPAPQWYYSPRGLQWDTRYQCQAETSNQPVSPAPLRYNDPDYHIDMESPPVLNSNTEIWIEDDTPSQNHPENLPRKKGLLERFCTIL, from the coding sequence ATGGTCAGAAGAATAAAAAGTATTTCCGAACTGGAAGACTCTGGATTTGGTCAGCCTTGGCCGAGACATGGACTCAAACTCTTGTTCTGGTTTGCTGATGactgtatttgtttttgtaatgatGACATGTTCCTCCAGTGTGACCCAACGAGCGGAGATTTTGGATTTCACTGTTTTGAGAACAGAAGGAACCAACATAATGTGAAACTGCTCCCGGAATTGAATTTCACCTACTATGTGGTCGGCAATCTGAATTACCCAGGAGCTGAAATGCTTCCTTACTATGTTGAGGAAGACTACACTGACTGGAGGGAGGACAACAGTAATGCAGACCGCATCATCGTCAGCGTTCATGAAGAGAACAGTGTTGGGAAAGTTTACTTGACCACACACAATGATCTGTCAAATTATGACCCACGTGCCACATTCCACATTACGAGGACCCTCCTCAAAACCATCAAATCATACCAGAATATAGTCGACTTTCTGAGGGACACTGGGTATTATCCACAGTGCCAAGCTGAGACATCTAATCAGCCAGTTTCTCCTGCACCTCAGTGGTATTACAGCCCACGGGGTCTTCAGTGGGACACAAGGTATCAATGCCAAGCTGAGACATCTAATCAGCCAGTTTCTCCCGCACCTTTGAGATATAACGACCCAGACTATCATATTGACATGGAATCACCCCCTGTTTTAAACAGCAATACAGAGATTTGGATAGAAGATGACACACCATCACAAAACCACCCTGAGAACTTACCCAGGAAGAAGGGATTGTTGGAACGTTTCTGTACCATACTTTAA